In a single window of the Phycisphaerales bacterium genome:
- the icd gene encoding isocitrate dehydrogenase (NADP(+)) — protein MAYTTTTVPTGEKITISGGRLTVPHHPIVPFIRGDGTGSDIWAASQLVFDAAVQKAYHGQRKVAWMEVFAGETAFERFQDWLPEETLQAFREFLVGIKGPLTTPVGGGIRSLNVALRQQLDLYVCLRPVRWFEGVPSPVKEPGLVDMVIFRENSEDIYAGIEYRGGTPEAQKLLDFLAREFPADFKKIRFGTEAAAREFWGLVGRSDLDSSIQVGLGLKPISRTGTERLVHSALAYTIREGRPSLTLVHKGNIMKFTEGGFRDWGYELAAREFGAVPLDGGPWQVLKAGTATPLVKALAGGPLKHDIIIKDVIADAFLQQILTRPAEYDVIATMNLNGDYISDALAACVGGIGIAPGGNINYITGHAIFEATHGTAPKYANQDKVNPGSVILSGEMMFRYLGWTEVADLIIRGMNGAIGARTVTYDFERLMTGAKLLKCSEFGAAVVQHMG, from the coding sequence CACCACCCTATTGTGCCCTTCATTCGCGGCGACGGCACCGGTTCCGACATCTGGGCGGCCTCGCAGCTCGTCTTCGATGCGGCGGTTCAGAAGGCCTACCATGGCCAGCGCAAGGTGGCGTGGATGGAAGTGTTCGCAGGGGAAACCGCCTTCGAACGCTTTCAGGATTGGCTACCCGAAGAAACCTTGCAGGCCTTCCGCGAGTTCCTCGTGGGTATCAAGGGGCCCCTCACCACCCCTGTCGGAGGGGGCATCCGCTCGCTCAACGTGGCCCTGCGCCAGCAGCTCGACCTCTACGTCTGCCTGCGTCCGGTGCGCTGGTTTGAGGGCGTCCCCAGCCCGGTGAAAGAGCCCGGCCTGGTGGACATGGTGATCTTCCGAGAGAACTCCGAGGACATCTACGCCGGGATCGAGTACCGCGGTGGCACGCCGGAAGCCCAGAAACTGCTGGATTTCCTCGCCCGTGAGTTCCCCGCCGACTTCAAGAAAATCCGTTTCGGGACCGAGGCAGCCGCACGCGAGTTCTGGGGGCTGGTCGGCCGTAGCGACCTCGACAGTTCCATCCAGGTCGGCCTTGGGTTGAAGCCCATCAGTCGCACCGGCACCGAACGCCTTGTGCATTCCGCCCTGGCATACACGATCCGGGAGGGGCGCCCGAGTCTCACCCTCGTGCACAAGGGCAACATCATGAAGTTTACCGAGGGCGGCTTTCGCGACTGGGGGTACGAGCTCGCCGCGCGCGAGTTCGGCGCCGTCCCGCTCGATGGCGGCCCCTGGCAAGTGCTCAAGGCCGGCACCGCCACGCCGCTTGTCAAAGCCCTCGCCGGTGGCCCGCTCAAGCATGACATCATCATCAAGGACGTCATCGCCGACGCCTTCCTGCAACAGATTCTCACCCGTCCGGCTGAGTACGACGTCATTGCCACGATGAACCTCAACGGCGACTACATCAGCGACGCCCTGGCGGCCTGCGTGGGCGGCATCGGCATCGCGCCCGGCGGCAATATTAACTACATCACGGGGCACGCCATTTTCGAGGCGACCCATGGCACCGCCCCCAAGTATGCCAACCAGGACAAGGTCAATCCCGGCAGTGTCATCCTCAGCGGTGAGATGATGTTCCGCTACCTCGGCTGGACCGAGGTCGCCGACCTCATCATCCGCGGCATGAACGGCGCCATCGGCGCCCGCACGGTGACCTATGATTTCGAGCGGCTCATGACGGGTGCCAAGCTCTTGAAGTGCAGCGAATTCGGAGCGGCGGTGGTTCAACACATGGGTTAA